GGATCGCGGCCGCATCGGGCCGGACGGCAAGCAAGAGAGCCAGGAGGAGAGCGAGAAGCGGCTAAGGTTCACGACGCTCGTGAGCCTGATGCTCAGCTCACAGACCAAAGACCCGGTGACGGCAGACGCGGTGCACAAACTGCAGACGACGCTGGCCAACGGCCTCAATCTCCAGTCTGTCCTCGACGCctccgacgacgagatccAGGCGTGTATTGCCAAGGTGGGCTTCTTTCGGCGAAAGACGGAgtacctgcgccgcgttgCTGTCATTCTCAAAGAGCAGCACCatggcgacgtgccgcaGACGATCGACGAACTATGCGCGCTTCCCGGTGTCGGGCCCAAAATGGCCTTTTTGCAGATGCAGAGCATGGGGTTCAACGTCGGTATCGGCGTCGACACGCACGTCCACCGCATCTCGAACCGCCTGGGGTGGTGCAAGACCAAGACGCCGGAgcagacgcgcctcgcgctccagaGCTGGCTCCCGAAAGAGGTACGTGCTTGCACTTACGCAGCTTCACACAGTCATTAACAAGCAAATGGTCGGCTTCGGCCAAGTCGTCTGCGTGCCGGTGGGGCCGCGGTGCGAGTACGTTGCGCTACTGACCTAGTCTGTGCTACATCGGCAGGGCACGGCGATGCCCGTCCTACCACAAAGTCGACGCCAAGTCCCTTGTAAAGCGTGTCCCAGTCCAGTACTGGGACGGGACGGTCGACGCGGGCTATGGACGTGTGCCAAAGGTGAAGCAGGAAGCCATCGACGCCGCCCCGGAAGACAAGAAACTCTCCGTAGCCAAAGAGGAGCCCCTCGACTGGTAGTGGAGGTTGAAAAATTGGGCTCTTTTATGCACGTCCCGACGACGAtgatgcgcgaggcgaaAGGAGCCGACCGGCCGCGCgaacgcgcgcggcgccctgAGAAAGCCAAAGAGGCCGAACAAGAGGCACCctcggcgcctgctgcCGCAGAAGAGGCGCCGGATGCCGAAGACAGCATCCTGAACCGCACCGCCTTGTCGCTCGCCGGCCATGCAttgccgccgcgcaaggCCGCGGCCAAGACCCTCGCGCAGTTTacgcagctgcgcaggcTCGACCTCTCCGATATGCAGGCTTCGGACGATGCGCCAAACGGACTCGAGGACCTGCGCATCCTCACGCAGGCCGTGTCGCTCAGCAAGAAACACGCCAAGAAGCACGGCTCGacggcgcttgccgacCGCCTTACGTGGCTGAACGTATCAAATAACCCGGAGCTGGGACAGAGAGActatgcgctcgacggaATCGACGAGCTTGCAGCGCTGCACGGTACGTATTTGATCTGACGCAGTGTTCAACGCATCGCACTGCAGCCTGCGTAGCCTTCCGGCGGGTCTCTCGGCCTTGTCGCAGCTCAAGGCGCTGGTCGTCTCGCACAATGCCATCGCGGGCCTCCCGCAGGTGATGCCGCATATGCCGGAGCTCAACACGCTCGTCCTCTCGAACAATGCGCTGACGACGCTGCCCAAGACGCTGCCTGCGTCGCTCCCGGCGCTCAAGAAGCTCAGCATCAGCCATAACCAGCTTAcagacggcggcgcactgccgGACTTTAGCGTATgtgcgcacctgcgcgaggtgcgtctGTGCGGAAACAAGGCACTGCAGCGCCTTCCGGCGCATATCCAGAAGTGGGGCAAAggcgtcgacggcggcgcgccgggtCTCGCTCTCCTCGACGTGAGCGACTGTGGCCTCGATGACTTTGCGAGcattgcgccgctgctcaaggCATCGGATGCATCGCGCCGTGGTTTGAGTAACCTGTGCTTGAAAGGAaacggcgtcgcggccgaggaggaATACCAAGACAAGGTACGTACCGCGACTAACTCAGATCCTCGACGCATACCCCGGCCTGCGTATTCTTGATAATGTGCGTCTGCACCCCAAAAAGAGCCAGGCAGAAGAGCAGGAGGcgcccaaggacgagcCTGTCGAGCCCAGGAAAGGCGAGCGGAAAAGCAAGGCCCCCGAGGATGCCCAGGCCGAGCGCTCCGAGCCGACCGAGCGCAAGAAGCCCAAGAAGGACCGCTTCTTTCAGACCGAGCCAGTCCAAGCTCCGGAAAAGCCAgagcaggccgagccgaagcgcaagcgcaaggaccgtgccgaggagccTGCGCGTGAGACGGAAAAAAAGGCACGcaagcacgccgagcctgcgcccgaggccaCGCCCGAGCCTGAGCCTGCCGATGCCGCGGAAGTCGGAAAAaaggtgcgcaagcgcagcgGGCGTGGCCCCAAGAAgcaccgcggcgaggaTGCGGAGCATGCGCGTCtccttgcgcgcgccggccctgcgccggacgagccGATGGACAAACCGATGGACGAGCCAATGGACGAGCCCGAAGTGGATGCCCCCGCTGCCTCTGAGCCGCCTAGCACACGCTCGAAAAAGACACGCCGCAAGAAGAAGGAGGCGCACACTGTCGAGCTTACGATGGACGTTCCTGCGCCCGAGGCTGCTCCTGCGCCCCCGCCCCcccgtgcgccgtcgccggcacCCGAGCCCGTGGCGGCCAAGCCGGACACGGGCgtggtcgacgt
This sequence is a window from Malassezia japonica chromosome 5, complete sequence. Protein-coding genes within it:
- a CDS encoding uncharacterized protein (EggNog:ENOG503Q540; COG:T) is translated as MMREAKGADRPRERARRPEKAKEAEQEAPSAPAAAEEAPDAEDSILNRTALSLAGHALPPRKAAAKTLAQFTQLRRLDLSDMQASDDAPNGLEDLRILTQAVSLSKKHAKKHGSTALADRLTWLNVSNNPELGQRDYALDGIDELAALHVFNASHCSLRSLPAGLSALSQLKALVVSHNAIAGLPQVMPHMPELNTLVLSNNALTTLPKTLPASLPALKKLSISHNQLTDGGALPDFSVCAHLREVRLCGNKALQRLPAHIQKWGKGVDGGAPGLALLDVSDCGLDDFASIAPLLKASDASRRGLSNLCLKGNGVAAEEEYQDKILDAYPGLRILDNVRLHPKKSQAEEQEAPKDEPVEPRKGERKSKAPEDAQAERSEPTERKKPKKDRFFQTEPVQAPEKPEQAEPKRKRKDRAEEPARETEKKARKHAEPAPEATPEPEPADAAEVGKKVRKRSGRGPKKHRGEDAEHARLLARAGPAPDEPMDKPMDEPMDEPEVDAPAASEPPSTRSKKTRRKKKEAHTVELTMDVPAPEAAPAPPPPRAPSPAPEPVAAKPDTGVVDVVEVRSKPRTAPLSMLARRDDDDLGSW